A section of the Chloroflexota bacterium genome encodes:
- a CDS encoding cupin domain-containing protein, whose product MAATQESHTIRTGDKEYVQVSNSDYKSKLLFENEGWQIGDVEKAADFTSPTGVKRITVTKFEDCEVAMNCYAPGAHDEMHCHPGGDHAFLIWRGKLHITGVENGEDFIAEPGQVVHIAGGYYYKLHNPGPEPAIYVNFQPTKPNRPKRHTVLWTESARGKRDVAEREARGEAPR is encoded by the coding sequence ATGGCGGCGACGCAGGAGAGCCACACGATTCGGACCGGCGACAAGGAGTACGTGCAGGTATCCAACAGCGACTACAAGAGCAAGCTGCTCTTCGAAAACGAGGGCTGGCAGATCGGCGACGTCGAGAAGGCCGCCGACTTCACGAGCCCGACAGGCGTCAAACGCATTACCGTCACCAAATTCGAGGACTGCGAAGTCGCGATGAACTGCTACGCTCCGGGCGCCCACGACGAGATGCACTGCCACCCGGGTGGCGACCACGCCTTCCTGATCTGGCGCGGCAAGCTCCACATCACGGGCGTCGAGAACGGTGAGGATTTCATCGCCGAGCCGGGCCAGGTGGTCCACATCGCCGGCGGCTACTACTACAAGCTGCACAACCCCGGGCCGGAGCCGGCGATCTACGTCAACTTCCAGCCGACCAAGCCGAACCGGCCCAAGCGCCACACGGTTCTCTGGACCGAGTCCGCGCGAGGCAAGCGCGACGTAGCGGAGCGGGAGGCGCGGGGCGAAGCGCCGCGCTAG
- a CDS encoding SRPBCC family protein: MTMGPALVADAVAVASTVAMARRLLTCDRGGRRRPGPEVLAALAPWLYLILARSWVLHWGASGDEVARALPGDELVPEPAWVSTRAIRIGAPVEAVWPWLAQMGQDRGGLYSYTWLENLAGLEFHNADRIHPEWQAVAIGDIVRFAPGQDTLVVAGVEPGRLLLWQILDPRTRQPASATWAFVLEPEGATRTRLIQRFRIGGRPRWLVGLAYMLVMEVPHFVMERAMLRGIRARAEQGWRAGGLRDMEAHSLTRP; the protein is encoded by the coding sequence GTGACCATGGGTCCCGCTCTGGTGGCAGACGCCGTGGCCGTGGCGTCAACTGTTGCTATGGCGCGGCGGCTCCTCACGTGTGACAGAGGCGGCCGTCGGCGACCGGGGCCCGAGGTGCTCGCCGCGCTGGCGCCGTGGCTCTATCTGATCCTGGCGCGGTCCTGGGTGTTGCACTGGGGAGCCTCGGGGGATGAGGTCGCCCGTGCGCTGCCGGGGGACGAATTGGTGCCCGAGCCGGCCTGGGTATCGACGCGCGCGATCAGAATCGGTGCACCGGTGGAGGCCGTGTGGCCGTGGCTGGCGCAAATGGGCCAGGATCGGGGCGGACTCTATAGCTACACTTGGCTGGAGAACCTGGCCGGGTTGGAGTTCCACAACGCTGATCGCATCCATCCCGAATGGCAGGCTGTGGCGATAGGAGACATCGTACGATTCGCCCCGGGGCAGGATACGCTTGTCGTGGCGGGAGTTGAGCCAGGACGCCTGCTCCTCTGGCAGATTCTGGACCCGCGCACCCGGCAACCAGCGTCTGCCACGTGGGCGTTCGTGCTGGAGCCGGAGGGTGCGACACGTACCCGACTAATCCAGCGGTTCCGGATCGGGGGCCGGCCGCGCTGGCTGGTGGGGCTGGCCTATATGCTGGTGATGGAGGTGCCGCACTTCGTGATGGAGCGGGCCATGCTGCGTGGCATCCGCGCCCGTGCTGAGCAGGGCTGGCGCGCCGGCGGACTGCGGGACATGGAGGCACACTCGCTGACCAGGCCTTGA